Proteins co-encoded in one Opitutus terrae PB90-1 genomic window:
- a CDS encoding YdbL family protein, whose amino-acid sequence MKTSLFRLLAIAAALTFGAGVFTARAEDLATVKSRMSQRLSQLDQLKASGALGENNRGMIELRDGDTATGDVMAAENRDRAIVYAELAKQTGTTPEQVGRARARQIAGASAPGVWLQKPDGTWYKK is encoded by the coding sequence ATGAAGACGTCTCTTTTTCGCCTGCTTGCCATTGCCGCAGCCCTGACCTTTGGGGCGGGCGTGTTCACCGCGCGCGCGGAGGATCTCGCGACGGTGAAGTCCCGGATGAGCCAGCGGCTTTCGCAGCTCGACCAGCTCAAGGCGAGCGGCGCGTTGGGTGAAAACAATCGCGGCATGATCGAACTGCGCGACGGCGACACCGCGACGGGTGACGTGATGGCGGCGGAGAATCGTGATCGCGCGATTGTGTATGCGGAGCTGGCCAAGCAGACGGGCACGACGCCGGAGCAGGTGGGCCGGGCCCGCGCGCGTCAGATCGCCGGCGCGAGCGCGCCGGGCGTGTGGCTGCAGAAGCCGGACGGCACGTGGTATAAAAAGTAA
- a CDS encoding NupC/NupG family nucleoside CNT transporter — translation MDFILHLGRGFFGIAVFLAIAVALSENRRAISWRLIATGVALQFTFAALVLYFAPARIVIEWIGSRFVDLLGFTNAGVEMLFGSLADKSKHGVLFAIQVLPSIIFFSAFSSLLYYLGILQKIVFVFAWVMSKTMRLSGAETLSASANIFLGQTEAPFLIKPYLPTMTRSEMLTIMTGGMATIAGAVMIAYIAFLGGDDPQQQVLFATHLITASVINAPAGLMLSKILLPQTEPVSTDLNVSKERIGSNLVDAVCVGTTDGLKLAVNVGAMLIAFTALIAMLNALLGWFGSPHDLVIGGATLVHYPGLNAWIREVTDGAFQSFSLELLFGLVYAPIAWLLGIDLGHLLQSGALLGTRTVLNEFISFSQLAGLKSSGALTDARTIIILTYAMCGFANIVSIGIQIGGIGALAPNQRSNLAQLGVKAMIGGTLACYLSACVAGILT, via the coding sequence ATGGACTTCATCCTTCACCTCGGCCGCGGCTTTTTTGGCATCGCGGTTTTTTTGGCGATCGCCGTCGCCCTGAGCGAAAACCGCCGCGCCATCAGCTGGCGGCTGATCGCCACCGGCGTCGCGCTGCAATTCACCTTTGCCGCACTCGTGCTCTACTTCGCTCCGGCGCGCATCGTCATCGAGTGGATTGGCTCCCGCTTCGTCGACCTGCTCGGTTTCACCAACGCCGGCGTCGAGATGCTGTTCGGCTCACTCGCCGACAAGTCAAAGCACGGCGTGCTCTTCGCGATTCAGGTTCTTCCCTCGATCATCTTCTTCTCCGCTTTCTCGTCGCTGCTCTACTACCTCGGCATCCTGCAAAAGATCGTGTTCGTGTTCGCCTGGGTGATGTCGAAGACGATGCGGCTCTCCGGCGCGGAAACCCTCAGCGCCTCGGCCAACATTTTCCTCGGCCAAACCGAGGCGCCGTTCCTGATCAAGCCATACCTGCCGACGATGACGCGCTCGGAGATGCTCACCATCATGACGGGCGGCATGGCGACGATCGCGGGCGCCGTGATGATCGCCTACATTGCATTCCTCGGCGGCGATGATCCGCAGCAGCAGGTGCTGTTCGCCACGCATCTCATCACCGCGTCGGTGATCAACGCGCCCGCCGGGCTCATGCTTTCCAAAATCCTGCTGCCGCAGACGGAGCCGGTGAGCACGGACCTCAATGTCTCCAAGGAGCGGATCGGCTCGAACCTGGTTGACGCGGTCTGCGTCGGCACGACCGACGGCCTCAAGCTCGCCGTCAACGTGGGCGCCATGTTGATCGCATTCACCGCGCTGATCGCAATGCTCAACGCCTTGCTTGGCTGGTTCGGCAGCCCGCACGATCTGGTGATCGGCGGCGCCACGCTCGTGCACTACCCGGGGCTGAACGCCTGGATCCGGGAGGTGACCGACGGCGCGTTTCAAAGCTTCTCGCTCGAGTTGCTGTTCGGACTCGTCTACGCGCCGATTGCCTGGCTGCTCGGCATAGACTTGGGTCATTTGCTTCAGTCGGGCGCGCTCCTCGGCACCCGCACGGTGCTCAACGAATTCATCTCGTTCTCGCAACTCGCCGGCCTGAAGTCCTCCGGCGCGCTCACCGACGCGCGCACGATCATCATTCTCACCTACGCGATGTGCGGGTTCGCCAACATCGTCTCCATTGGCATACAGATCGGCGGCATCGGTGCACTCGCGCCGAACCAGCGCTCCAACCTCGCGCAACTCGGCGTGAAGGCCATGATCGGCGGCACGCTCGCGTGCTACCTCTCCGCGTGCGTCGCCGGGATCCTGACGTAG
- a CDS encoding intermembrane phospholipid transport protein YdbH family protein encodes MIRHRETKPARAAVRGGNDRRLFLAAAVALLVWTLPARAAAQWQVPPLDGSVSGATSLKLLPNSPKLTWRVSVATPEPGKRVARIAVEGDGTHLELELELHAATGNGTWALSAGRLDAGTWWRALAPKLGAAAEGVTAEGVVELEGKGEWREGGPMGVVKVVWREGGLRHEADGWALAQLAVAGDFAIDAARREVRSEGPFELTIGTITTTRFGARNFLLRALLEAAATLVVREARIEIAGGDVTLDPCTVPLSPLVLDLKLRLTRVGLQDLAALVPDALAAASGRVDGVVGLRWSEAEGLQMREGHLAVRKDEPAEVRLAPTPGLISASLPAEVLKHYPGLGQIETGEIPLRAELLEVTFTPDGDSEGRTAHVHLAGGPVDPKLRAPVDLTVNVRGPLESLIKLGTSHRLQFGGR; translated from the coding sequence GTGATCCGTCATCGTGAAACGAAGCCGGCCCGCGCCGCCGTGCGCGGGGGCAACGACCGGCGTCTGTTTCTCGCCGCCGCCGTGGCGCTGCTCGTGTGGACCCTGCCGGCTCGTGCCGCGGCGCAATGGCAGGTTCCGCCGTTGGATGGATCCGTCTCCGGCGCGACGAGCCTCAAGCTGCTGCCCAACTCACCCAAGCTGACGTGGCGGGTCTCGGTTGCCACCCCGGAGCCGGGCAAGCGGGTCGCGCGGATCGCCGTGGAAGGCGACGGCACGCATCTGGAGCTCGAACTTGAGCTCCATGCAGCGACTGGAAACGGAACCTGGGCGCTGTCGGCCGGCCGACTCGATGCGGGCACGTGGTGGCGCGCGTTGGCGCCAAAGCTCGGGGCAGCCGCAGAGGGCGTGACGGCGGAGGGCGTGGTCGAGTTGGAAGGGAAAGGCGAGTGGCGCGAGGGCGGGCCGATGGGCGTGGTGAAAGTCGTGTGGCGCGAAGGCGGTTTGCGGCACGAAGCCGACGGGTGGGCGTTGGCCCAGCTCGCGGTGGCGGGCGATTTCGCGATCGACGCAGCGCGGCGTGAGGTGCGGAGCGAAGGACCGTTTGAGCTGACGATCGGCACGATCACGACGACGCGGTTTGGCGCGCGAAACTTTCTGCTGCGCGCGCTGCTCGAGGCCGCGGCGACGCTGGTCGTGCGTGAGGCGCGGATCGAAATCGCCGGGGGCGACGTGACGCTCGATCCGTGCACGGTGCCGCTGTCGCCGCTGGTGCTCGATCTGAAGCTCCGGTTGACACGCGTGGGGCTGCAGGATCTGGCCGCGCTCGTGCCGGACGCGCTTGCGGCTGCGAGCGGCCGGGTCGACGGCGTGGTGGGTTTGCGCTGGAGCGAGGCGGAGGGGCTGCAAATGCGCGAGGGGCATCTCGCGGTACGCAAGGACGAGCCGGCCGAAGTGCGGTTGGCGCCGACGCCCGGGCTGATTTCCGCGAGCCTGCCCGCCGAGGTCCTGAAACATTATCCGGGGTTGGGACAGATCGAGACGGGCGAGATTCCGCTGCGGGCGGAGTTGCTGGAGGTGACGTTTACGCCTGACGGCGACAGCGAGGGCCGGACGGCGCACGTGCACCTGGCGGGTGGACCGGTCGATCCGAAGCTGCGCGCGCCGGTGGACCTGACGGTGAACGTACGTGGGCCGCTCGAATCGCTCATCAAGCTCGGCACCAGCCACCGCCTGCAATTCGGCGGCCGATAG